One window of Metamycoplasma arthritidis genomic DNA carries:
- a CDS encoding ribosome-recycling factor, whose product MELNAYLMELQELVNKAILGYEAQLTKVVIGRANPNLINKIKINYYDSILSLDEIASISVASPLQLLVKPYDMSVTKTIEKAIMDYKLNVTIANEGHQIRITYPQMTTEKRGEMVKQLNLITEQARVTVRQARQEINKKIKANKELSEDLQKHYLDAIQEEIDKSIKKIQEIADEKEKDLLTI is encoded by the coding sequence ATGGAACTTAATGCTTATCTTATGGAACTACAAGAACTAGTTAATAAAGCGATTTTAGGATATGAAGCGCAATTAACTAAAGTAGTAATCGGAAGAGCAAATCCAAATTTAATTAACAAAATTAAAATTAATTATTATGATTCTATTTTAAGTCTAGATGAAATTGCTAGCATTTCAGTAGCTTCACCATTACAACTATTAGTAAAACCTTACGATATGAGTGTAACCAAAACAATTGAAAAAGCTATCATGGACTACAAACTAAATGTTACAATCGCAAATGAAGGACACCAAATTAGAATCACCTATCCTCAAATGACCACTGAAAAACGTGGTGAAATGGTAAAACAACTTAACTTAATCACCGAACAAGCAAGAGTAACGGTTCGTCAGGCTCGTCAAGAAATTAACAAAAAAATTAAAGCTAATAAAGAGCTTTCAGAAGATTTACAAAAACATTATTTAGATGCAATTCAAGAAGAAATTGATAAGTCTATCAAGAAAATTCAAGAAATTGCCGACGAAAAAGAAAAAGACTTACTAACAATTTAA
- the pyrH gene encoding UMP kinase produces MMNYKRILIKLSGEGLANKEKSLAIDYELVQKFAKQLKAIIAKNVQVAIVVGGGNFWRGTSAEKNGIQRVRADYIGMLATTMNALALQSGFENNNLSCRVLSSLTMDPKVCEVYINEKAIKYLNDNEVIIFAGGTGRPFFTTDTAATLFASEIKADAILMGKNNVDGVYDSDPKINKNAKKFQRVSYDEILARNLKILDQTAASMAKENKIDIIIFDINEQNALIRALENDIPNTVITNKE; encoded by the coding sequence TTAATGAATTATAAAAGAATCTTAATTAAACTTTCGGGCGAGGGTTTAGCTAACAAAGAAAAAAGTTTGGCAATTGATTATGAACTTGTTCAAAAATTTGCCAAACAACTAAAAGCAATTATTGCCAAAAATGTTCAAGTTGCTATTGTCGTAGGCGGCGGTAATTTCTGAAGAGGAACTAGCGCAGAAAAGAATGGCATTCAAAGAGTTAGAGCTGACTACATTGGCATGTTAGCAACAACAATGAATGCTTTGGCTTTACAATCAGGATTTGAAAATAACAATCTAAGTTGTAGAGTGCTTTCTAGTTTAACAATGGATCCTAAAGTATGCGAAGTGTATATTAATGAAAAGGCCATTAAATATTTAAACGATAACGAAGTAATTATTTTCGCCGGTGGCACTGGTCGACCATTCTTCACCACTGATACCGCAGCGACCTTGTTTGCATCAGAAATCAAAGCCGATGCAATCTTGATGGGAAAAAATAATGTTGATGGTGTTTATGATAGCGATCCGAAGATCAACAAAAATGCCAAAAAATTTCAACGTGTTAGTTACGATGAGATCTTAGCAAGAAATTTAAAAATTCTTGACCAAACAGCAGCCTCAATGGCAAAAGAAAACAAAATTGATATTATTATCTTTGATATCAATGAACAGAACGCTCTAATTAGGGCACTTGAAAATGACATCCCAAACACAGTGATCACAAATAAGGAGTAA
- a CDS encoding MspA/MspB/MIB-like signal-anchor domain-contatining protein, which yields MSHAKKKKIAIIVLASTATLLAAGTVSGVIYNHQSATKRSKSNDKKPEIQDISELEKKIDAIRDSHKQNLKNEAWKIIEALKITIRNAKKANNVRDLSQVISDFERLIPLGESYLAELKKLPELKALTSELETTVNLAKESLKEAKAKLKELQEKEAKLKEDTQKLLAEISQALSEVPAAKLPLAIQSLINKLKNLANASEAMQEELNNSRLIEETKKLSDANLQIKDAINELQKRLLDKSPEELEKLAKEKIKDLEKAKKAVEDAKNISTLPNAIESLKKDLGQTKELKDHANAKGLNDLVKELDKAIKDAENSLKQGEEKLEKIKQENQKLQNDINTLVNKITKDISDANKLTLQSEDSEFKHIKDELEKDIQEAEKLAKQAADATLLVDEQKALDAKKQAEAALDKLNDLFSQKKAQELAKTELEKAYSALVKATEEANKADDENTLPLAISQLEDAIAKAELALGKHENLKEKALIKPIYDVLKAYKEKEAVEALANAKKRFEAKKQAKVKIDVDLDAKQNEFNKIKNTIESLNSINDIPALQSAIKQLEDLKPQVKAIEESAKNISYPEGEQKAKKLLEEISKLDLEAKAKLEKLQEEKETQEQEKKLIESLREKITKITNNLETLDSRGKSQLSEATPKQSQIAKTLKELEEQLKNAQEAQKEVQDAHKENALKTELEKLEEAKNKATTTKQKLETKISDSNKNIKEQLDNAKSELEDLKKKISDAYNAKNLEELTKELNKLEKLKEKIEDLETLATTIESKRKQEVTNLLSEVQDAILDAKKKHDELDQELKTEKSLVDKLEKTLKEHESNLDKAKDEANNANTIDEKKDKYPKLDKAIKDIEKDLKELEEKAKGLKDQTNKDSIDSKIKDLTKKLSETKTDLANKNKALTEEQNNNNTSTQQSLKSADEAIKKADDAIKNPSNKDKTNEAEDALNKAKNDLENKKNSLVGDKENQNKIDKKLEEINNKQKELQNEKEKQQKSEDDLAKQLTNEAKTLKDELDDLVNKLNPYDASSDYEKKIKDVEDKIKNLDENFFKVDGDATRLKDNIHLKPNYQALENAKIDADTKAKDARQKIKASKDKLEVDYKQHENELKDLQKELKNATTDADFQAILNKIGDKNDKTKLLGKVKDLHTKSTKFNGKEELSKKVKGLETQILDIKEEANNKLKSIQSKIDELNRELETTNTNLNAQNNTTNNVANDDVDTLKKEIQKLEALTEEAKRLQQKVEKETDQKIKDGIKNKLETLKQSIDTATTTITNKRQQLDNQKAINNTLRENAIAKSTEAKKKLANTNALDDANTDKINELEKALDEANKAKEALDDAESKLDKDNENKKLVEGELKTLEMQIKSSQDKLDFLKEGDKKKLENIEKELEKIKKSLTDANNDFKSKTDLKAKEEANNELGNTLTKAEGDLAAQKTEVNKLQDETNKNSANEKVNQLEELIKSLRKEQEKNTQSISAEKTKNEKLIKKPLEESQKALDKANDAIQKSNDDSQKEKALTDAESELKKQKKSLDDLIKGELKDDSENKTKLVDEINDINKKLQEIDKAKKELKQSQDQKAESLAEQAKELKKELDDLVALLDVANNKWSQSQTAIANIRAKITNIDEFLTSNNNLKNNTKLSQAYNNLEDAKKSANGAIASAEKTINDSREEFLRQIDTLKSKESQAKSELSSTNTIEKLDSLIQKIGDNSNGLLKEVNDLLNQISKFEESSDELSASLSELRSNLENIIKEAREKKKTKEQRISNLNKEIIEAKTSLNNQNAKTSAIIASKVDELQTELDKLQEKITSANQEKQKIDDEIDDEIKAKTKQKYDELVQSIESAKTTIQNKKAELDAKKEDNEQKATQATNNAQTAISNANSAMQKNETDENKMQTLEIAKQALEEQKLNLEKIKNELNGDSRNQSTIQRKISELVNKLQSVNNAIEKQKTLEVQVNAFVEQANGLLSSLEQKLTELKNNDDINKYQQICDEIQQRINDINNFENSEDVQKLKKFAKLSKTLENLSAKKTKAVEANSLTRTMVNHIKELDKQGEQLVEGAKKFRDASNGWFTKTTAMWLYQNTIKDFKDIEDLINLARAKSEEVMTFINNSNNNEYIAHKSVLNAKLNSSKLNDIVKETNLLIRKITDDMIVKMRSFESWINKVKNPKDYIESENKEFSELSAEYHKYLVLIIISNALNKAIKESTVNEYKSNISNIDTLQYLLNNMSNPDRETLGIRLDLWKYKFVKDAIYEQYIAKLEENIKKYLKNGSPLSLLKHYITYMGDELKFVDKNRRHKISNEIIPYFMKYIIDIYNNWWKDEYKNNAEYLLVGKIIETFKLLNFYSKE from the coding sequence ATGAGTCATGCTAAGAAAAAGAAAATTGCTATTATTGTGCTTGCTAGCACCGCAACGTTGTTAGCGGCCGGAACCGTTTCAGGAGTAATTTATAATCATCAAAGTGCTACTAAGCGATCAAAAAGCAATGATAAAAAGCCCGAAATTCAAGATATTAGTGAGCTTGAAAAAAAGATTGATGCTATTCGTGATAGTCACAAGCAAAATCTTAAAAATGAAGCTTGAAAGATTATTGAAGCGCTTAAGATCACCATTAGAAATGCCAAAAAAGCTAATAACGTACGCGATTTAAGCCAAGTTATTAGCGATTTTGAAAGGCTAATTCCTCTAGGTGAATCTTATTTAGCAGAGCTTAAAAAACTACCTGAGTTAAAAGCCTTAACCAGCGAATTGGAAACTACTGTCAATCTTGCCAAAGAAAGCTTAAAAGAAGCTAAAGCCAAACTAAAAGAATTGCAAGAAAAAGAAGCCAAACTTAAAGAAGATACCCAAAAGTTACTGGCAGAAATTAGCCAAGCACTAAGTGAAGTGCCCGCTGCTAAGTTGCCACTAGCAATTCAAAGTTTAATTAACAAACTAAAAAATCTTGCAAATGCTAGTGAAGCCATGCAAGAAGAGCTAAATAACTCGCGGTTAATTGAAGAAACCAAAAAGTTAAGTGATGCTAATTTGCAAATTAAAGATGCTATTAACGAACTACAAAAACGCTTGTTAGATAAAAGCCCAGAAGAGTTAGAAAAACTAGCAAAAGAAAAAATTAAGGACTTAGAAAAAGCCAAAAAAGCCGTCGAAGACGCTAAAAATATTAGCACTCTTCCTAACGCCATTGAGTCACTTAAAAAAGATCTAGGTCAGACTAAAGAACTAAAAGATCACGCCAACGCTAAAGGACTTAATGATCTTGTCAAAGAACTGGATAAAGCTATTAAAGATGCAGAAAATAGCCTAAAACAAGGAGAAGAAAAATTAGAAAAAATTAAGCAAGAAAATCAAAAACTTCAAAACGATATTAATACACTAGTTAACAAAATTACTAAAGATATAAGTGATGCTAATAAACTAACTTTACAAAGTGAAGATAGTGAATTTAAACATATAAAAGACGAACTAGAAAAAGATATTCAAGAAGCAGAAAAACTTGCAAAACAGGCCGCCGATGCCACACTTCTAGTTGACGAGCAAAAAGCTTTAGATGCTAAAAAGCAAGCCGAAGCAGCGCTAGATAAATTAAATGATTTATTTAGTCAAAAGAAAGCACAAGAACTTGCTAAAACTGAGCTTGAAAAAGCATATAGTGCCTTAGTCAAAGCCACAGAAGAAGCTAATAAAGCCGATGATGAAAATACCTTACCTTTAGCAATTTCGCAACTAGAAGACGCTATTGCAAAAGCAGAGTTAGCTCTAGGTAAACATGAAAATTTGAAAGAAAAAGCGCTAATAAAACCAATTTATGATGTTCTAAAAGCTTATAAAGAAAAAGAAGCAGTCGAAGCACTTGCTAACGCTAAAAAACGATTCGAAGCTAAAAAACAAGCCAAAGTTAAAATTGACGTTGATTTAGATGCTAAGCAAAATGAATTTAATAAAATTAAAAATACCATTGAAAGCTTAAATTCAATCAATGATATTCCTGCCTTGCAAAGCGCCATTAAACAACTAGAAGATCTCAAGCCACAAGTTAAAGCCATCGAAGAGTCTGCTAAAAATATTAGTTATCCTGAAGGTGAGCAAAAAGCAAAAAAACTGCTTGAAGAAATTTCTAAATTAGACCTTGAAGCAAAAGCAAAATTAGAAAAACTGCAAGAAGAAAAAGAAACCCAAGAGCAAGAAAAGAAACTAATCGAATCACTGCGAGAAAAAATTACTAAAATCACAAACAATCTTGAAACATTAGACTCAAGAGGTAAAAGTCAACTAAGTGAAGCAACGCCTAAGCAATCCCAGATCGCTAAAACTTTAAAAGAACTAGAAGAGCAACTAAAAAATGCTCAAGAAGCTCAAAAAGAAGTTCAAGACGCACACAAAGAAAATGCCCTAAAAACTGAGCTCGAAAAGCTTGAAGAAGCCAAAAATAAAGCCACGACAACAAAACAAAAACTAGAAACTAAAATTTCAGACTCAAATAAAAATATTAAAGAGCAACTTGACAACGCTAAAAGTGAATTAGAAGATCTTAAGAAAAAAATTAGCGATGCCTACAACGCCAAAAACCTTGAAGAGTTAACAAAAGAACTTAACAAGCTAGAAAAGCTAAAAGAAAAAATAGAAGATCTTGAAACTCTAGCAACAACAATTGAATCAAAGCGCAAGCAAGAAGTTACTAACCTTTTATCTGAAGTGCAAGACGCAATTTTAGATGCCAAGAAAAAACATGACGAACTTGATCAAGAACTTAAAACAGAAAAATCACTAGTAGATAAACTTGAAAAGACATTAAAAGAACATGAAAGTAATTTAGATAAAGCAAAAGACGAAGCCAACAATGCCAATACAATTGATGAAAAAAAGGATAAATATCCTAAGTTAGATAAGGCTATTAAAGATATTGAAAAGGATCTTAAAGAACTAGAAGAAAAAGCTAAGGGCTTAAAAGATCAAACTAATAAAGACAGTATTGACAGCAAAATTAAAGACTTAACAAAAAAACTAAGCGAAACCAAAACCGATCTTGCTAATAAAAACAAAGCATTAACAGAAGAACAAAATAATAACAACACTAGCACACAACAAAGTTTAAAGAGCGCTGATGAAGCTATTAAAAAAGCTGATGATGCCATTAAAAATCCTTCTAACAAGGATAAAACTAACGAAGCAGAAGATGCCTTAAACAAGGCTAAAAATGATCTTGAAAATAAGAAAAATTCTCTAGTTGGTGACAAAGAAAACCAAAATAAAATTGATAAAAAATTAGAAGAAATTAACAATAAACAAAAAGAGCTTCAAAACGAAAAAGAAAAACAACAAAAATCAGAAGACGATCTAGCAAAACAATTAACTAATGAAGCTAAAACTTTAAAAGATGAATTAGATGATTTGGTTAATAAACTTAATCCATATGACGCTTCAAGCGATTATGAAAAGAAAATTAAAGATGTTGAAGACAAGATTAAAAATCTTGATGAAAACTTCTTTAAAGTTGATGGCGATGCAACAAGATTAAAAGATAACATTCATCTAAAGCCAAACTACCAAGCACTTGAAAATGCCAAAATAGATGCTGATACTAAAGCAAAAGATGCTCGCCAAAAAATTAAAGCATCAAAAGATAAGCTTGAAGTTGACTACAAACAACATGAAAATGAACTAAAAGATCTTCAAAAAGAACTTAAAAATGCAACTACTGACGCTGATTTTCAGGCAATTTTAAATAAAATTGGTGACAAAAATGACAAAACTAAGTTGCTTGGCAAAGTAAAAGATTTACATACCAAAAGTACTAAATTTAATGGCAAAGAAGAACTAAGCAAGAAAGTTAAAGGACTAGAAACTCAGATTCTTGACATTAAAGAAGAAGCCAATAATAAATTAAAATCAATTCAAAGCAAAATTGATGAGCTAAACAGGGAACTTGAAACAACAAATACAAATCTAAACGCACAAAATAATACAACTAACAATGTTGCAAATGATGATGTTGACACGCTAAAAAAAGAGATCCAAAAACTTGAAGCTCTTACTGAAGAAGCCAAAAGGCTCCAACAAAAAGTTGAAAAAGAAACTGATCAAAAAATCAAAGATGGTATTAAAAATAAACTAGAAACTCTTAAACAAAGCATTGACACCGCTACAACAACTATTACTAATAAACGTCAGCAATTAGATAATCAAAAAGCAATTAATAACACATTGCGGGAAAATGCTATTGCAAAATCTACTGAAGCCAAGAAAAAACTAGCAAATACCAATGCTTTAGACGATGCTAACACCGATAAAATTAATGAGCTAGAAAAAGCTCTTGATGAAGCAAATAAAGCCAAAGAAGCACTAGATGATGCCGAGAGTAAATTAGATAAAGACAATGAAAATAAAAAATTAGTTGAAGGTGAACTAAAAACCTTAGAAATGCAAATAAAAAGTTCTCAAGACAAATTAGATTTTCTAAAAGAAGGCGACAAGAAAAAACTTGAAAATATTGAAAAAGAACTTGAGAAAATTAAGAAATCATTAACAGATGCTAATAATGATTTCAAAAGCAAAACCGATCTAAAAGCCAAAGAAGAAGCTAATAACGAATTAGGTAATACTCTTACTAAAGCAGAAGGCGATTTGGCAGCCCAAAAAACTGAAGTTAACAAATTGCAAGATGAAACTAACAAAAATAGTGCTAATGAAAAAGTTAACCAACTTGAAGAGTTAATTAAAAGTTTAAGAAAAGAACAAGAAAAAAATACTCAATCTATCAGCGCAGAAAAAACTAAAAATGAAAAGCTAATTAAAAAACCTCTAGAAGAAAGTCAAAAAGCTTTAGATAAAGCTAACGATGCTATTCAAAAATCTAATGATGATAGTCAAAAAGAAAAAGCGTTAACTGATGCTGAAAGCGAACTTAAGAAACAAAAGAAAAGCCTTGATGATTTAATTAAAGGCGAACTAAAAGATGATAGCGAAAATAAGACTAAACTAGTAGATGAAATCAACGACATTAATAAAAAACTCCAAGAAATTGACAAAGCAAAAAAAGAGCTAAAACAATCCCAAGATCAAAAAGCTGAATCATTAGCAGAACAAGCAAAAGAGCTAAAAAAAGAACTTGATGATTTGGTCGCTCTATTAGACGTCGCAAATAATAAATGATCACAAAGTCAAACTGCAATTGCAAACATTAGAGCCAAAATAACTAACATAGATGAATTTTTGACATCTAATAATAATTTAAAAAATAATACTAAGCTTAGTCAAGCATACAATAATTTAGAAGATGCTAAAAAATCAGCAAATGGCGCTATAGCAAGTGCAGAAAAAACTATAAATGATTCTAGAGAAGAATTTTTAAGACAAATAGATACTCTTAAATCAAAAGAAAGTCAGGCGAAATCAGAGTTATCTAGCACAAATACTATAGAAAAATTAGATTCACTGATACAAAAAATTGGTGACAATAGCAACGGGCTATTAAAAGAAGTAAATGATTTATTAAACCAAATTTCTAAATTTGAAGAGTCAAGCGATGAACTTTCGGCAAGTTTAAGTGAGCTTCGTTCAAATCTTGAAAACATAATAAAAGAAGCTAGAGAAAAAAAGAAAACTAAAGAGCAACGCATTTCAAACTTAAATAAGGAAATTATCGAGGCAAAAACTAGCCTTAACAATCAAAACGCCAAAACAAGTGCTATTATTGCAAGCAAGGTTGATGAGCTTCAAACTGAATTGGATAAACTGCAAGAAAAGATAACTTCAGCTAACCAAGAAAAGCAAAAAATAGATGATGAAATCGATGATGAAATAAAAGCAAAAACTAAACAGAAATATGACGAATTAGTGCAAAGTATTGAATCTGCCAAAACAACAATTCAAAATAAAAAAGCAGAATTGGACGCCAAAAAAGAGGATAATGAACAAAAGGCAACTCAAGCAACGAACAATGCCCAAACAGCTATTAGCAACGCTAATAGTGCCATGCAAAAAAATGAAACCGATGAAAATAAAATGCAAACTCTTGAAATAGCTAAACAAGCACTAGAAGAACAAAAACTTAATTTGGAAAAAATCAAAAATGAACTTAATGGCGATAGCAGGAATCAAAGCACAATTCAACGAAAAATTTCAGAGTTAGTAAATAAACTGCAAAGCGTTAATAATGCAATAGAAAAGCAAAAAACTCTTGAAGTGCAAGTTAATGCTTTTGTAGAGCAAGCCAATGGTCTCTTGAGTTCTCTTGAACAAAAACTTACTGAACTAAAAAATAATGACGATATCAATAAATATCAACAAATATGCGATGAGATTCAACAAAGAATCAATGATATAAATAATTTTGAAAATAGTGAAGATGTGCAGAAATTGAAAAAATTTGCTAAATTAAGTAAAACATTAGAAAATTTAAGTGCTAAAAAAACTAAAGCAGTTGAAGCAAATAGTTTAACTAGAACCATGGTTAATCATATTAAAGAATTAGACAAGCAAGGAGAACAATTAGTTGAAGGTGCCAAAAAATTCAGAGATGCAAGCAATGGATGATTTACCAAAACAACAGCAATGTGACTTTATCAAAACACAATTAAAGATTTCAAAGATATTGAAGATTTAATTAATTTGGCTAGAGCCAAATCAGAAGAAGTAATGACTTTTATCAATAATAGTAATAATAATGAATATATTGCACATAAAAGCGTTTTGAATGCTAAATTAAATAGTTCAAAATTAAATGATATTGTTAAAGAAACAAATTTATTGATTCGAAAAATAACTGATGACATGATTGTGAAAATGCGCAGTTTTGAGTCTTGAATTAATAAAGTTAAAAATCCAAAAGATTATATCGAGTCTGAAAATAAAGAATTTTCTGAACTTAGTGCAGAATATCATAAGTATCTCGTTCTTATAATAATCTCTAATGCCTTAAATAAAGCTATTAAAGAATCAACGGTAAATGAATATAAATCAAACATCAGCAACATAGATACTTTACAATACCTCTTAAACAATATGAGCAATCCCGATAGAGAAACTCTAGGTATTAGACTAGATTTATGAAAGTATAAATTTGTTAAAGATGCTATTTATGAGCAATACATTGCTAAATTAGAAGAAAATATTAAAAAATATCTTAAAAACGGTTCCCCACTTTCTCTTTTAAAACACTATATAACTTATATGGGGGACGAACTTAAATTTGTTGACAAAAATAGAAGGCATAAAATAAGTAATGAAATCATTCCCTATTTTATGAAATATATAATTGACATTTATAATAATTGATGAAAAGATGAGTACAAGAATAATGCTGAATACTTATTAGTTGGCAAAATTATAGAAACTTTCAAACTTTTAAATTTTTATAGTAAAGAATAG
- a CDS encoding sigma factor-like helix-turn-helix DNA-binding protein codes for MESIEERSKFIELYEKFGALLAQSQKQALYLHLFEDLSLAEISQELAMTRSGVYDAIKKGKVKLLLISMELTKED; via the coding sequence ATGGAAAGTATTGAAGAGCGTAGCAAATTTATTGAACTATACGAAAAATTTGGGGCGTTGTTAGCTCAGTCACAAAAACAAGCTTTATATCTACATTTATTTGAAGATCTAAGCCTCGCTGAAATTTCACAAGAGTTAGCCATGACTCGAAGTGGCGTTTATGATGCTATTAAAAAAGGCAAGGTTAAGTTACTTTTAATATCTATGGAACTTACAAAAGAAGATTAA
- the ftsY gene encoding signal recognition particle-docking protein FtsY, with translation MGFWSRLKEKIFGTKEERIAKKQAKLEEKEKRKLEKELDKKNKLDNYIAGLSKSNNSFTESIKALQNKYNKINKEFFEDLEEILIMADISARLVTIIVNECKKEVRNENIEDPKLISEIIADKLFTIYASNSVVDTSLNIENNRINVILVVGVNGSGKTTSISKLAKKLSSEGKKVLIAAADTFRAAAVEQLEIWAKRVGVDIIKPTQNETDPAAVVYKAIDKAKEEKYDVLLIDTAGRLQNKVNLMQELAKINKVLESKIEGAPHESLLVLDATTGQNGIVQAKVFTQATPLTGIVLTKMDGTSRGGIILTIKDEIGLNVKYVGLGEKVDDLMEFDLDSYIYGLMRGLND, from the coding sequence ATGGGATTTTGAAGTAGATTAAAAGAAAAAATTTTCGGCACTAAAGAAGAAAGAATCGCCAAAAAACAAGCTAAATTAGAAGAAAAAGAAAAACGCAAATTAGAAAAAGAATTGGATAAAAAAAATAAGCTTGATAACTACATTGCCGGGCTTTCAAAATCAAATAATTCTTTTACCGAAAGCATTAAAGCATTGCAAAATAAATACAATAAAATTAATAAAGAATTCTTCGAAGATTTAGAAGAAATTTTAATTATGGCCGACATCTCGGCTAGACTAGTAACAATTATTGTCAATGAATGTAAAAAAGAAGTGCGAAACGAAAATATTGAGGATCCTAAACTAATCAGTGAAATCATCGCTGACAAACTTTTCACTATTTATGCCTCAAATTCGGTAGTTGACACTAGTTTAAATATCGAAAACAATCGCATTAATGTTATTTTAGTAGTTGGCGTAAACGGATCGGGCAAAACCACTTCTATTTCAAAACTAGCTAAAAAACTTTCAAGTGAAGGTAAAAAAGTTTTAATAGCAGCGGCCGATACCTTTAGAGCAGCCGCAGTAGAACAGCTTGAAATATGAGCAAAACGAGTAGGTGTAGACATCATCAAACCTACGCAAAATGAAACTGACCCCGCAGCTGTTGTTTATAAGGCAATTGATAAAGCTAAAGAAGAAAAATACGACGTTTTGCTAATTGACACTGCAGGCAGACTACAAAATAAGGTTAATTTGATGCAAGAGCTGGCAAAAATCAACAAAGTTTTAGAAAGCAAAATTGAAGGTGCTCCTCACGAAAGTTTATTAGTCTTAGATGCTACTACTGGTCAAAACGGCATTGTACAAGCCAAAGTTTTCACGCAAGCAACGCCATTAACAGGAATTGTGTTAACAAAAATGGATGGCACTTCACGAGGTGGAATCATTTTAACTATTAAAGATGAAATTGGACTAAACGTTAAATATGTAGGTTTAGGTGAAAAAGTAGATGATTTAATGGAATTTGATTTAGATTCTTATATTTATGGACTAATGAGAGGACTTAATGATTAA
- the rpsB gene encoding 30S ribosomal protein S2 translates to MSDQIEKTTKPAQVAQTAEGQPVASEVEIISREKLLEAGTYFGHRVSQWNPKMKQYIWGKRMGIHIIDISKTQKTLEYAYKLLNKMAQKPISFIWVGTKKQAKKAIEAAALRTNSVYVSERWLGGTLTNSQTIFRSVKELERLEELQANGYQGYTKKEGLLFDKKIAKLQKNLGGIRKLAGKATFPQVMICASPLEDEIAIAEAKKKGIKIFAIQDTNSNPDLVDFAIPANDDSVKSITVVTTILADAICAARGEAQLFAYKSNDEIVLPEEPKREYTQRKFQRRPQSGQEQTTTTTEVKETTAESK, encoded by the coding sequence ATGTCAGATCAAATTGAAAAAACTACAAAACCTGCTCAAGTTGCGCAAACTGCCGAAGGTCAACCGGTTGCTTCTGAAGTTGAAATCATTTCACGTGAAAAACTACTAGAAGCCGGAACTTACTTTGGTCACCGGGTAAGTCAATGAAACCCTAAAATGAAACAATATATTTGAGGAAAAAGAATGGGCATTCACATCATTGACATTTCAAAAACTCAAAAAACTTTAGAATATGCTTACAAATTACTAAATAAAATGGCTCAAAAACCAATTTCGTTTATTTGAGTTGGAACCAAAAAACAAGCTAAAAAAGCAATTGAAGCAGCTGCTCTAAGAACTAATTCAGTTTATGTTTCAGAACGTTGATTGGGAGGAACACTAACTAACTCACAAACAATTTTCAGAAGTGTAAAAGAGTTAGAAAGATTAGAAGAACTTCAAGCCAATGGATACCAAGGCTACACCAAAAAAGAAGGCCTACTATTTGATAAAAAAATCGCTAAATTACAAAAAAACTTGGGCGGAATTAGAAAACTAGCTGGTAAAGCAACTTTCCCACAAGTAATGATTTGTGCTTCACCTTTAGAAGACGAAATTGCAATCGCTGAAGCTAAGAAAAAAGGTATCAAAATTTTTGCTATTCAAGATACCAACTCAAACCCTGATTTAGTTGATTTTGCAATTCCTGCTAATGATGACTCAGTTAAATCAATTACCGTTGTAACAACCATTCTAGCTGATGCAATTTGTGCAGCACGTGGTGAAGCGCAATTATTTGCTTACAAAAGTAATGATGAAATTGTGCTACCAGAAGAGCCTAAAAGAGAATACACCCAAAGAAAATTCCAACGTCGTCCACAATCAGGACAAGAACAAACCACAACAACTACCGAAGTAAAAGAGACTACTGCTGAAAGCAAATAA